Proteins co-encoded in one Capsicum annuum cultivar UCD-10X-F1 chromosome 9, UCD10Xv1.1, whole genome shotgun sequence genomic window:
- the LOC107842718 gene encoding paired amphipathic helix protein Sin3-like 5, whose translation MCRSDLDEVWAEIGAKNYHKSLDHRSFYFKQQDTKSLSTKAIQLSLQTISRHRLPATAACHCSVQLPAYQHQPLTRSQRPASSAAAERPALT comes from the exons ATGTGTCGTTCTGATCTTGATGAAGTTTGGGCTGAAATTGGCGCTAAGAACTATCACAAATCACTGGATCATCGCAGCTTTTATTTCAAGCAGCAGGACACAAAAAGCTTGAGCACTAAAG CTATTCAG CTCTCTCTTCAAACCATCAGCCGCCATCGCCTCCCAGCCACCGCCGCCTGCCATTGCTCTGTCCAACTACCGGCGTACCAGCACCAGCCATTGACGAGATCCCAACGACCAGCATCTTCGGCTGCCGCTGAACGACCAGCACTTACTTGA